The Bremerella cremea genome includes a window with the following:
- a CDS encoding DUF423 domain-containing protein: MAKLVMILGVLFAMTAVVAGAMEHAVRGMIIRDTTDGKVSEEASEELSDPPPNAAAAKRLAQYETGVRYHMYHGLAMIGLGTIMAISARGQVLGLITAIFMVLGIKLFSGTLYLISAYGMDQLTMLVPIGGSCLILGWLLFFGVVLLFDPLVDKDDLD; encoded by the coding sequence GTGGCCAAGCTTGTAATGATTCTCGGCGTTTTGTTTGCGATGACGGCGGTTGTGGCAGGAGCTATGGAGCATGCGGTACGCGGAATGATCATTCGCGATACGACCGATGGCAAGGTTTCCGAGGAAGCGTCTGAAGAACTCTCCGACCCTCCTCCGAATGCGGCCGCTGCTAAACGACTGGCCCAGTATGAAACGGGCGTGCGTTATCACATGTACCACGGTTTGGCGATGATCGGGCTGGGGACCATCATGGCGATTTCGGCACGTGGCCAAGTGTTAGGGCTGATTACGGCCATTTTCATGGTGCTGGGGATTAAGTTATTCAGCGGAACGCTCTACTTGATTTCAGCCTACGGGATGGACCAGTTAACGATGCTGGTGCCAATCGGTGGAAGTTGTTTGATTTTAGGATGGTTGCTGTTCTTCGGAGTGGTTTTGTTGTTTGATCCGCTCGTTGACAAAGATGATTTAGACTAG
- a CDS encoding AI-2E family transporter, whose product MSRIAKLERELRGQTICQAILVGGLALLALQLLRPVLLPFVLAIFIVSGLTPVLSGIESRFSTTRLVAVVIASILGLGLVVLLWSILWVSIAQLADDSEKYQERFTEMYTYVETKLDQTSDWFQSYVTPGSSNEETSDANQASGSEGEATENSGSQEASPAGRANGKLRSNPIKNKIGEMLRSWSDSILRQIQEATVELVTSGTMVVIFVFFLLLGSSQAIPENETWKQIDAKIREYIVTKTLISFFTGIVFAFSLWIFGIPLAIVFGLMAFLFNFIPNIGPILACLLPLPLIILNPELNIFEMFLAITLSSTVQIVSGNVVEPRMMGDSFDVHPIAILLALMFWGLIWGIVGMFLAVPMTAIMKILFAKFEMTRPLADLLAGRIDGVSFKNFYFGEGDEAEKKAATPSKAKGAAPASGEAGQ is encoded by the coding sequence ATGAGTCGCATCGCCAAGTTGGAACGTGAACTTCGCGGACAAACGATCTGTCAGGCGATCTTGGTTGGAGGTTTGGCTCTTCTTGCGCTACAGTTGCTACGGCCCGTTTTGTTGCCTTTTGTGTTGGCAATCTTCATTGTCAGTGGGCTGACACCGGTGCTTTCGGGGATTGAATCCCGTTTTTCTACGACTCGGCTGGTTGCCGTGGTCATTGCTTCGATCTTGGGCTTGGGATTGGTTGTCTTGCTATGGTCCATTTTGTGGGTTTCGATCGCCCAGTTGGCCGATGACAGCGAGAAATACCAAGAACGCTTTACCGAGATGTACACATATGTTGAAACGAAACTCGATCAAACTTCCGATTGGTTTCAGTCCTATGTCACTCCTGGATCGAGCAATGAAGAGACCTCGGACGCAAATCAAGCAAGCGGCAGCGAAGGGGAAGCGACTGAGAATAGCGGTAGTCAGGAAGCATCCCCAGCAGGTCGAGCGAACGGGAAATTAAGATCGAATCCGATAAAAAACAAAATCGGCGAGATGCTGCGTTCCTGGTCAGATAGCATTTTGAGGCAAATCCAAGAGGCTACGGTCGAACTGGTCACCTCAGGAACGATGGTTGTGATATTCGTGTTTTTCCTTTTGTTGGGTAGTTCTCAGGCAATCCCTGAGAACGAAACCTGGAAACAAATCGATGCCAAGATTCGCGAGTATATCGTCACCAAGACGTTGATTTCGTTCTTCACTGGCATCGTTTTCGCCTTCTCGTTGTGGATCTTTGGAATACCGCTGGCCATTGTTTTTGGTCTCATGGCGTTTCTATTTAACTTTATTCCCAACATCGGCCCGATCTTAGCGTGCCTCTTGCCCTTACCGCTGATCATTCTTAACCCGGAACTAAATATATTTGAGATGTTCCTGGCTATCACGCTTTCTTCAACCGTGCAAATCGTCAGCGGCAACGTCGTGGAACCGCGGATGATGGGGGATTCGTTCGATGTGCATCCCATTGCGATTTTGCTGGCGTTGATGTTCTGGGGCCTGATCTGGGGCATCGTGGGCATGTTCTTAGCCGTCCCGATGACCGCGATCATGAAGATCTTGTTCGCGAAGTTCGAGATGACCCGACCGTTGGCTGATTTGTTGGCGGGGCGAATTGATGGAGTTAGCTTCAAGAACTTCTACTTCGGCGAAGGGGACGAAGCAGAAAAGAAAGCCGCAACGCCTTCGAAAGCGAAGGGAGCTGCTCCTGCAAGTGGAGAAGCAGGCCAATAA